The genomic region GGCGAAATCACCTGTGCGCCTGATTTCAACGCGCGTTCCGCCAAAAGAATATCGCCAGTCACCACAATATCACCCGCTTCAAGCCCGGCTATGATCGCATCATCAGCGGCATCAAACCCGTCCCCCACCAGATGCATCGCCAAAAGCGGGTGATCGGGCAGACGCAAATATTGATTGGCCACAAAGCGCAATCCAATCTTGTGGCGCAGCGCCACGCGAATGGCCTCTTCGCGCACGGGACAGGCATCTGCATCCACAAAAACCATCGGAGAGCTTGGCCTTGGCATTTCAGTCTTGGGGGCATCTTCCGTCATTTTCACGTCTCCCGCGCCTGCTGTGCGCGAATCTTCCAATTTCCGCCCGCGGGAAAAAAATCGTCTAGCGGGGCATTTTGCAGAAAAATGTAAGGCGAATTGGCTCAATTCCCTCCATCCACAGGCGAATGATCCGCAAATCCGCGCAAATGCGGTTCAATTCTCCGCCGTTATGGGTCGTTTTCTCTTTCCAACCCCGTAAGCTGGCATTAATTCTTATCCATCTGGGGTAATAACAACAACTTGGGAGTTCTTCATGAAAAAACTTTTGCTGGCTTCGGCCGCCTCCTTGGCGCTTGCGTCCATGGCAACCGCACAAGAGGTAAAGATCGGCACTGTTGTGGGCTTTACAGGCCCGCTTGAATCGCTTGCGCCTGACATGGCTGGTGGCTCGGAATTGGCGATGAACGAAGTGAACGCAAGCGGCAATTTCCTGAACGGCGCGACTGTTGTCTCCGTGCGCGGCGACAGCACGTGTATTGACGCGGCCGCTGCAACCGCTGTTGCAGAACGCCTCATCACATCTGATGGCGTCAGCGGGATTGTCGGCGCGGATTGCTCGGGCGTCACCAACGCAATGCTGCAAAACGTAGCTGTGCCAAACGGCATGGTCATGGTGTCCCCATCCGCCACTTCGCCTGCGCTGACCACCGTTGAAGACAATGGCCTCTTCTTCCGCACCGCGCCTTCTGACGCGCGTCAGGGTGTTGTGATGACCGAAGTGATCATGGATCGCGGCATCAAATCCGTGGCTGTGACCTATACCAACAACGATTACGGCCAAGGCTTGGCTGATAGCTTTGCCGCAGCATTCGAAGCTGCAGGTGGCACTGTGACCCTCGTTGCAGCGCATGAAGATGGCCGTGCGGATTACTCTGCAGAGGTAGGCGCCTTGGCGGCTGCGGGCGGTGACGCATTGGTCGTTGCAGGCTATGTGGATCAGGGCGGCTCGGGCATCATCCGAGCGGCGCTGGATTCTGGCGCGTTTGAAACCTTCGTCTTCCCTGACGGCATGGTATCTTCTGCCCTCGTTGAAAATTTTGGCAGCGAGATTGATGGCTCCTTCGGCCAGCACCCTGGCACCGATAGCGAAGGTGCATCGATTTTCGAAACCCTCGCCGCTGAAGCAGGGTTCGATGGCACCCAGCCTTTCGCAAAAGAATCCTATGACGCAGCAGCCTTGATCATGTTGGCCATGCAGGCCGCAGGCTCAAGCAACCCTGCCGATTACGCAGGCGAGATCATGGATATCGCAAACGCCCCAGGCACACCAATCCTGCCTGGTGAATTGGGCAAAGCCTTGGAATTGATCGCAGCGGGCGAAGACATCGACTATGTTGGTGCCTCTGCCGTTGAATTGATCGAGCCAGGTGAATCCGCGGGCAACTATCGCGAGATCGAAATCTCTGGCGGCGAGATCACAACAGCACGTTTCCGCTAAGTTGATCTAATCAAGACCAACGGGCAGCCCGGAGTGATTTCCGGGCTGCTTCGTTTAAAGGATGCGGGACAAGCGATGATTACTGTCGAAAATCTGCACAAACATTTTGGCGGCTTTCACGCCGTGGATGGCGCAAGCCTGACAATTGAAACAGGCTCTATCACCGGTCTGGTTGGCCCCAATGGCGCGGGAAAGACCACGCTGTTTAACGTGATTGCGGGCGTTTTGCCCCCGACATCGGGCCGCGTTGTCATGGATGGCGAGGATATTACGGGCCTTCCGCCCCACGCGCTATTTGGCAAGGGATTGCTGCGCACATTTCAGATCGCGCATGAATTCTC from Rhodobacterales bacterium HKCCA1288 harbors:
- a CDS encoding YaiI/YqxD family protein, which gives rise to MPRPSSPMVFVDADACPVREEAIRVALRHKIGLRFVANQYLRLPDHPLLAMHLVGDGFDAADDAIIAGLEAGDIVVTGDILLAERALKSGAQVISPKGDAYTMDTIGAQVATRALMADLRAGLPQEGAPSGPRPFAKADRSRFLERFDLMLRRAK
- a CDS encoding ABC transporter substrate-binding protein, whose translation is MKKLLLASAASLALASMATAQEVKIGTVVGFTGPLESLAPDMAGGSELAMNEVNASGNFLNGATVVSVRGDSTCIDAAAATAVAERLITSDGVSGIVGADCSGVTNAMLQNVAVPNGMVMVSPSATSPALTTVEDNGLFFRTAPSDARQGVVMTEVIMDRGIKSVAVTYTNNDYGQGLADSFAAAFEAAGGTVTLVAAHEDGRADYSAEVGALAAAGGDALVVAGYVDQGGSGIIRAALDSGAFETFVFPDGMVSSALVENFGSEIDGSFGQHPGTDSEGASIFETLAAEAGFDGTQPFAKESYDAAALIMLAMQAAGSSNPADYAGEIMDIANAPGTPILPGELGKALELIAAGEDIDYVGASAVELIEPGESAGNYREIEISGGEITTARFR